GAGCTGGCCCTGATAATAATCGTCATTCTCATCGGTAATGCATGTCTGGTACTGGTTGAGCTTGGGGTGTCGGAAAGCCTGCACGCTAATGTGTTTATCTTCGCGGGGATTTTTTACTGCGCAGCCATAATCATGCACACCGTGATCCGATTCTACGCCGCAAATGCAGAACCTTTTATCTTTCCAATCGCATTGTTGCTAAACAGCCTCGGAATCGCAGAGATATACCGAATTGATATTGAGAATAAAACCTCTTACGGCACTAAGCAAATTATCTGGTCAATACTTAGTCTCCTGGTCGCATCGGTGGTTATTGTTACCATACGGAATTATCGAGTTCTGCAGCGCTATACATATTTACTGGGGCTTGTGTCATGCGCATTGCTTTTGCTGCCAATCCTGCCGGGGATTGGCGAATCTGTCAGCGGTGCAAGAATATGGATAAAGCTTGGCGGTCTTTCGTTCCAGCCGGGCGAATTGGTAAAGATCACTTTGGCAATCTTTTTTGCAAGCTATCTGTATTCACATCGCGAGACTTTGATTGCAAAACAATCAGCCAAAATCTTTCTGTCCAAAATACGCAATTTTGCGCCAATTTTTTCCGTATGGATTCTGTGTGTTCTGATTATCGCAGTCCAGCGAGACCTTGGGACGGGGGTCCTTTACTTCGCATTGTTTATTATCCTGACATATCTGGCCCTTTCCAGGATGCGGCTATTAATCATTGGCGGCGTAATGTTGCTTGCTGGAACATTTTTTGCGGCGAGAATTATGACCTATGTTGGATATCGCATTGATGTTTGGCTCAATGCGTTTGATCAGTCTGTATTCGAACGCGCCTTTGGTGGAAGCTACCAGCTCGTACAAGGAATATTCGGGATGGCTTTCGGTGGATTACTTGGCACAGGTCTCGGGCGAGGCTATCCAAGCATAACCCCGTTACCACAAAGCGACTACATATTGGCTAGCCTGGGTGAGGAGCTTGGATTAGCCGGTTTTAGCCTAATAATGATTATGTATATGACAATTTTTTTTCAAGCTATAAAAGTAGCTCTGGAGGCAAATGATGAATTTGCAAAGCTCCTCACCGCGGGTTTAGGGTGCATCATAGCTGTACAAGTGTTTATAGTCGCCGGCGGAATAACACGCGTTATTCCGCTTACGGGACTTACCGCGCCATTCTTAGCATCGGGAGGGTCAAGCTTATTCGTGAACTGGATAATTGTTAGCCTGATTATCCGTATATCCGATAACCTGCGCAACTCTCCCGCGTTGAATGAATGGAAGACATGAAGGTCCAGATACAACAACCCTGGCGGCATAGGTAGTAACAATATGTCCAACATGCTATCGGTCAAACATGTAGACAAAAAAAACCGTGACGGGCGCGCAATCGACCCGGCCCTACGGGTTATAAGTTATATCGTTGTCGCAATGTTCCTAATGATAATGCTGTCTGCAAGCGGGATTCAAGGTCTTTTTGCTGATAACTTCCTGAAAGATCCCCGCAACTCGAGAGTGTTGTACGCGGCCGAACGCGTTTATCGCGGGCCGATTTTTGTTGGAAATGAGAGGGTGGCATATTCCGAAAAGCGAGGAAAGTCCTACAAGCGGTTTTATGCTCATCCGGAACTCTATTCGGCAATAACGGGATACTTCAACAATGTGCATGGCAGGTCGGGGCTGGAGAAATATCTCAATTCAGAACTGTCTGGCGCAAATCCTGTGGGACTCAGCAGAATGTTTGAAGGTGCTGAAAACGGAAGAAGCGTTCTTCTTACGATAAACGAAAAGTTGCAGAAAATTGCATGGCGAGCACTGGAGGGGTTTAGAGGGTCTGCTGTAATTATTGAACCATCAAGCGGGAAAATTCTGGCCCTTGTATCCCGTCCTGGATTTGACGCAAACAAACTCTCAAATGACACGAATGTAGAAGAGTCTTACAAGAAGCTCCTTAAAGACCCGGCTAAGCCTCTTATAAACAGAGCGGCAAGCTTGTATCATCCTGGATCGGTTTTCAAAATAATAACCATGGCTACAGCGCTTGAGACCGGACGCTACGACCTAGACAAAGAAGTAACGGATAGTAACCTCCTGACTTTTCCGGGTCGCAGATTTTTTATAGAAAACTCAGGAGCGTGTAGCGGGAGAAACAAAATTAACCTGGAACAAGCCCTCGCATTTTCGTGTAATGCCACTTTTGGAAAAATAGCCACCGATCTGGGTGGTGAGTTGATTAGCAAGATGGCTGAAAGATTCGGTTTTGGGAAAAAAATTACTATTCCGATACCATTTCAGGCATCTGAATATCCTGTAACAGGTGACTCTGCACAACTCGCCCAAAGCGGTTTTGGTCAATGGGAAATCTGGGCAACCCCACTCCAAATCGCCATGATAAGTGCTGCCATTGCAAACAATGGAAAGCTTATGAAGCCGAATATTGTGCAACGTGTTAAAGGTCCCGATGCAAATACGATAAAAGAATTTACCCCAGAGATGCTGGGTCGGGTGGCAACCCAGGAGACTGTAAAAAAACTTTCAAAGGCTATGGAATCAGTGGTGGAATACGGTACGGCTAGGAGGGGCAAAATTAGAGGAATACAGATTGCGGGAAAAACGGGTACCGCGGAGGATGGTACAGGAAGAAACACCCTGTGGTTTACCGGCTTTGCCCCGGTTGACAGACCGTTTCTGGCTGTTAGCATTGTTCTTGAGGAGCAAAAGGGTGACGCCGGTACGATTGCCGTACCGATTGCCAAAAAACTTATAGAAGAAGCTCTGAACGAGAGGTAGACAGTGAGTTTTGACGCCGGTACGGTGCTTGGCAAGAGATACAGACTGATTGCTCGGATTGCGATCGGGGGCATGGGCGAGGTCTGGAAGGCCCATGATGAGGTTATTCAGCGGCATATAGCGATAAAAATCCTAAAGGAAGAATACGTTGGTAGCCGCGATTTCATAGAACGCTTCAGAACAGAAGCTAGGCATGCAGCAATCGTAAATCACGTCGGCATAGCTAATATTTTTGACTATGGCGAGGAGAAGGGCATTGCTTATCTGGTTATGGAGCTCGTTGATGGTGAACCCCTGTCGGCTGTTCTAGAGCGCGAACGCATGCTGCCGGTGGAAGAAGTCTTGAGGATAGTGGTTCAGATATCACGCGCCTTGCAGGCAGCACACTCTGCTGGCTTAGTTCATAGGGACATAAAGCCCGGCAACATATTGATATCAGAAAGCGGTCTTGTCAAGATAACGGACTTTGGAATTGCAAGAATCGGAGACCAGGTGCCGCTTACAACTACTGGGCAGGTAATGGGCACGGTTCACTACCTATCACCAGAGCAGGCGGCTGGCAAAAAAGCTGATGCAATGACCGACGTATACTCACTTGGGGTTGTGGCGTATGAATGTCTGACTGGCAAGCGTCCTTTTGTTGGGGACTCGCAAGTTGCCATAGCGGTAGCCCATGTTGGAGATACCCCTGCCAATTTACCGAAAGATATTCCAAGGCCAGTTGCGAGACTCGTGCTTGGATGTCTTGAGAAGCAGCCACAGCGGAGACCAAAATCAGCAGGAAATCTAGCCGATGCAGCAAGTGCGTTGTTGAAAGATGACCTTGCAGAGGCCGCAAGGGCTTATCCGCCACTCGCGGCGTCCGGTGAACAGAACGGCTCCGGGCAAGTGCTTGATAATCAAACGAAAGCAATATCAACAACTACTAGCCTGTACAGCAAACTTGGTCAGTTCGACACACGTCTGCTTGGACAGACCATGGAGTTCAATGGTGGTAGTGAATCTAAGCCAGCAAGGGGCAAGTGGGTTTTACCGGTTGTGGGCACAATCACGGCTTTAGCGGTTATTGTTGGGGGTGGTGCCTTGGCAATTATTGTAACCGGAAACCGCGGGGGGCTTACCGAGACAAAGACCGGAGTTTCGACGCACGATGTCACACAGACGGCTGCATCATATATCCCAACAATCGTATCACCGAATACAAGGCCCGCAGGCAATACAGTTGTTATAGATCCCGGCAAGTATGTTGGGCTTTCATTTGATGGTGTCCAGAAGGCTCTTTTTGCTCTCGGGGTAGGGATAAAACGTCTAAGTGCCGGCCCTGCGCCATCGGCTGATAAAGCAGGCTTGGTTGAATCTATTTCGCCAACTGGGACCCTGACAATTCCTGCAGTAATCGATGTGAAGGTCTATGGCCCACCGGTTATGACTCCGCCTGCATTTGCACCAAGACTGATCGGTACCCCAAAAATCGGGGGCAGTGTATATGTTTCCTGGCCGGTTTACACTTCCTGTCCAGCTGGCAGTCAAGTTACCCTCTATAGGATTTCAGTCGATGGCGCAGTGCTTCAAGGGCCAGGCACCGTAGGGGCAGATACAACTCAGGTAGAACTCCTCCTCATACAAAATGAGGCGTCTGTAAAATACAGTGCAGACTGCAGTGTTCCCGGAAAAAATCAAACATTCAATTCCGGGTTTTCTGACGTCCTGAAAATAAGTACGAACGGCTCACATACGCCAAGTATCGCATCTTCCGGATAGCGCTTTGTCAGATATATCCACACCCATGCCGCACAACAACCGCTATGAGCTTGTAAAGTGCCTGAGGGTTGCCCGGTACTACAAAATGTATCAAGGTTACGATAGGCGACTTAAGAGAAACGTAAATGTGGTCCTGTTTGACACTGAGGTGTCTGATAAAAAGGAATTTTCCTTGGCTCTGGATACTAGGGTGCGTCAGGCTGTAAAACTTGACAGTCCCCATATCGCAACCATCTTTGATGGCGGGGAAGATTATTTTTCCGATTCTATAAGACAATTTATCGCGAGCGAATCGACCCATCACGAAGAAAAATCCCTTGAGGGGTGTTTCATTACCATCAGTAAAAGCATAAGACTCATAGCCGAAGTAATAGACGGGGTTGCACTTGCTTTGGAAGCGGGGCGACAGGGCAATTTACCCCATGGCAGTATAAGTCCACAAAATATTACGTGTCATGATGGGTCTCTGAAAGTTATCAATTTTGCGATTGCAACTTCTGTCAATGATGCAGCTCTTCCGCTGGAAGATGGTAAGGCATTTTTTGCACCCGAGTTACTGGTTGACAGATCTCTGAATGCCTATAAAGCAGAACCAAGACAGATCACATATAGAAGTGATGTGTACTCTCTGGGCGGACTGTTGTACTGGTTGCTTACAGGAACAACTTATATTACGGGCGAACAAGTGTGCACCACACGGTATAGGTCAGACACAAATGAGGCAATAGATTGTGTTTTGCGAAAGGCGCTTGCAATAGAGCCTACGAGTCGATTCTCGAGTGCAGTCGAGATGAGTGATGCCTTACGTAAGGCGATAGAACCTAAGAAGAAAATTGACCCTCTCAGTATAAAGGACGAGATCCTTGCGCAGGTTAATCTGCCCCACAAGTCAAGCCATCCGAAGCGTAAGCATAGCAATGCGGTTGCGTTTATCGCTCTTGCAATATGTGCTGTTGCTGCAGTCATTACCGTAAGTGCAGCGCTAATTACAACAAATCTGCCTGATAACAAACAGGCGCAGGTCGGTGCACCGTTAAGCAACTTGTCAATGCCAAACCTTATAGGAATAGACAAGGAGCAGGCAATAAAGAAATTGAATGATCTGGGGGTAAAATTCAGAATAAACACAGAGCATTCTGCGACAATGCCAGTCGGCTATGTTACAGGGACATCCCCCAAGTCAGGAGCGGTTGTAGACAGTGATACCGAAGTCTCAATTAGCCTATCTGACGGAATGCTTGAGCTGCCAAATTTTGTGGGTGCCAGATTTGAAGCGGCACGTCGAGGACTTGCTGAACTGCGTCTCGAGGTAAAGAAGATCTGCTCTGGGGATACCGTAAACGCGCAAAAGCCCGCAGGCGGATCGATTGTGCCACAGGAAACTGAGATTACGCTGGAGACCTGTTCGGGGGCAAGTACTTCAAACACCACTGCAAGCACAGCGCCGCGTGCAACATCACGCCCAAGCAGATCTTCCTCGAGTGCAACATCGTCGAGCTCAGTAGAAAAACTGCCTACCGAGACGAGTAACAGTCAAAATACTCGCACAACCCCTAGCGACAAAGAACAAGACATGAGCCGAGAAAGCTCAAATCCTTCAGGGGCGCCCGAGCGATCAAACAGTGGCACAAACACTTCGCCAGCATCAACAAACTAATATCGCGCGCCTTGTAGTTGTTTTTCCTGCTCTGATAAGGTAGAGTCAGGATTTACTCGGGTTATTCGATTGGAGTTGTGTATATGTCAGGGTATGAAAATAAGGGCGGTAACCCTCTTGGGACGGCGGGGTTTGTGCTGTCAATTATTGGTTTCCTTCTCTGGCCTTTGCTTATTATTGGTCTTGTGCTGTCAATTATTGGCCTTGTTAAGGCAAAGAATGAGGGCCTGCCCAAAAGCCTCTCGAAGGCTGGATTGATTATCGCTATCATTGGTGTATTGCTGTACATTGCATCCCTAGTGTTATTTATGTCCTTCCTACCCACCGAGCCTTACTAGCCAAGACGTGCCCTCGGTGGGACTCGAACCCACACTGGGACGATTTTAAGTCGTCTGCCTCTGCCGATTGGGCTACGAGGGCTTCTTTCCGCCTTTTGCCGCCCAGCGCTGAAAGCCTGCGCGGGGGCTATCTAGGTTCCTTAGTCCGACTGTGTTGCGCTTGAATACAAAACCCGAGAACCAGTCAAGGGTGATCCGCACTCTGCGCTCCACGACAGAGACAGCCAAGCTGTGATATGCCCTGTGCACGAACCAGCCGAAAAAGCCTCTCACGGCAATTCTGCCATATTGAAGGACACCTACGCCAACGCCTAGCCCGGCAACACTCCCCTTTGTAACATGCAGGTAGTTCCTCGGCATACGGCCGGACTGCATAAGACACAGATTTTTTGCAAGACATTTTGCCTGTCGCACAGCGTGCTGCGCATTAGGTACACAGAAGCCCTGTACGCCACCACCAGACATATCTGGAACAGCGGCAATATCACCAGCAGCCCAGGCATGTGGAATCAATTTGTCCCCATCACATATCTGAAGCGTTGGCAATACGGTAATCCTTCCACGATTATCAAGAGGCATAGAGCTTCCCTTTGCGACTTCCGGATTTGCCATAACACCCGCTGTCCACAGTATCAGACCAGACTCATACGAGTGGCCATCTGACAGCTCAATCTTGCCATCGACACAAGACTTAAGCTGGGTCTCAAGACGAATGTCAACACCTCGGCGCGTTAGGTTATCAATAACCCACTTACTGGACTTTAAAGACACTTCTGGCATTATCCGATTCGCCGCCTCAACAAGATAAAAACGGGTCTCACTGAGGTCTATATTCGTGCTGCCTTTGACCTTGGCAGTGGCCAATGACCTTAATTCTGCAATTGCTTCAATGCCCGCAAAACCGCCGCCTATGACCGTAAGCGTCAAAAGCTTTGAACGCAACGGGCCAGGGGGCAAAACCGCCGCGTGCTCATAATTACTCAACAGAGTGTCTCTCACAAACACAGCCTCTTCTATGCTCTTTAGGCCAACTGCGCAATCTGATACGCCCGGAATAGGGAAAGTTCTCGACACAGCACCGGCGGTTATAACTATCTGATCATATGCCTCCTCCCACGGCTCGCCGCAGCGCGGAGTAACAAGCGCAACTCGCTTCGTATGATCAACAGAAGTGACACTCCCACTAATAATGCGAACCCCCGCTAAATGCCTGCGGTGGCCCACGACAGCATTTCTGGGTTCAATCGACCCGGCTGCGACCTCCGGTAAAAATGGCTGATAGGTCATATACGGAAGCGGGTCCACAAGTGAAACCTCGAAGTATCTGAGTTTTTTTCTCAAAATCCGGGCAATCCCGAAGCCCGCAAAACCGCCGCCAACTATCAATACTTTTTCTGCCATGAGCTAAAACTCTTACCTCTCAAAATCGCGGCGAGCAAACCTCACCGTCTGCATCGCACACACACAAGCGTTACTGTACCTAACAGTCACAGTAACGCAACGACCAGTTAACCGCTGATAAAGCCATATTACCAACGGGATTGGCACCTGTCACGAGGGCATGTGCCACGAGGGCATGCAAACACTTTACTCTATACGGCATACCACCAACAGACACATTTGCAATCTCGGGTACTATTCTTACATCATTGCGCAGCGAGATATAACTCAGATGCGCCTCCATGTACTGCTTCCTGAGCGAGGCGTTATTGTCAAGCTCATCATTCATGGTACGCATAAAACCTTCTGACTCAAGTTGAGAAAAAACTGCAACAGCCCTTGGGAGCGTCAGGTAGTACAGTGTTGGAAAGGGCTGACCGTCAGGCAATCGCGGGGCGGTTTTTATAACTGCCGGTGCATGGCAGGCGCATCGCAGGATAACAGCCATTACCCCCCTTGGTGCGCGACCCAGTTGCCGAGTGAGAGCATCAACATCACTCTTTGAAACTCCCCGAATTCGCGTGGGCACTTTATTTCGGAACATAATGAGCGTTAGAGGGGCCCGCATTTATTATGCTTTCCAAAAACATGCGCCCCCAATTCACAGAACTGAGAACAATTTCCTTGTTTACCACACGCTTTTCATCAGCTAGCTGCGGAACATCATTGATTAGTAAAAATCCAACTTCTCCCGGTTTTAGCAGATAAAACCGCTTTCTTCCCTGCGTTGAGACATAATTAGGATCATCCCAATTACGTCTCAACGCCTCTAGGCTATCGATTTCCTTGCGTAAGGCACTGTTTGCAGCTGTGAGTTGCAAAACATACTGGTGCTGACTATATATCTGGGAGATTGTAACAAATATGCCCGGAGTGCCGAGGACAAGAATGATCAGGATAATTAAATAGACCCTGATATTAGAGCGTCTGACGCTATTCATTTGCCTTGCCATCGTGGGTACGATAGCCACCCAGCATAACGAGCAGACCTTCCAAGCTTTTCCTCAATTCGCAAGAGCTGGTTGTACTTTGCAATACGCTCGCCGCGAGCGGGCGCGCCAGTCTTTATCTGTCCACAGTTTGTTGCAACCGCCATATCTGCGATAGTTGTATCCTCGGTTTCGCCCGAGCGATGAGACAGAACTGCGGTATATCCCCCTTTAGCTGCCATATCGACTGCGTCAAACGTCTCGGTCAAAGTACCTATTTGATTTACTTTAACAAGAATAGAATTTGCCACACCAGACTGAATCCCCCTGGATAACCTCGAGGTATTAGTTACGAAGAGATCATCGCCAACAATTTGCACCCTATCACCAATGTGGGTGGTTAGGGTGCGATACCCCTCCCAATCGTCTTGATCAAGCGGATCTTCTATGCTGACAAGCGGATATGAAGATAACAGGCCCTCATAGTATGAAATGAGCTCGTCAGATGTTATATCTTTCCCTTCAAATCTGTAGTGTCCAGGTGCTTTACAGAACTCGCTCGCCGCGATATCAAGGGCAAGCACTATATCGATCCCCGGGGAGAAACCAGCTTTCTCAATAGCAGATAAAATCAAATCCAGCGCCGTGCGATTGCTGCGCAAAGCAGGGGCAAAACCCCCCTCATCACCCAAACCAGACGAAAGTCCGCTCTCTCTAAGTTGGACCTTCAAAGAGTGATACACCTCACAGCCCCAGCGCAAGGATTCCGAAAAACTACGTGCGCCGACCGGCAGAATCATAAACTCTTGAATATCAACACCTGTATCAGCGTGCGCACCGCCGTTTATTATATTCATCATTGGAACCGGCAATATGCGCGAGGATGGACCGCCTAAATACCTAAAAAGCGACAGGTCAGCGGCGCGTGCCGCAGCGCTCGCGGAGGCCAAACTAACGCCAAGAATGGCATTTGCGCCAAGCCTACTCTTGTTGTTAGTCCCATCTAGCTCAATCATACGGTGGTCAAGGCCAACCTGATCGAATGCGTCAAAACCGATAAGAACCGGTGCTATCTCGGAATTAACAGAACGAACAGCCCGCGTGACGCCCTTACCGAGGTATTCATTATTATCCTGATCGCGCAATTCGTGCGCCTCAAACGCACCGGTAGAAGCTCCAGATGGAACTGCGGATCTTCCCATAGATCCATCTTCGAGAGTTACCTCAACCTCCACGGTCGGAGTGCCTCTAGAGTCGAGGATCTGCCTTGCATGTACAGAATCTATTAGACACATGACAGATTTCCACCACGTACACACCCGGCGTGAGAAGCCCGTGCATGAATACACATGTCTCTCAGTATATCGCGAGGGGTGTACTGAGAGAGTCGCACCCTCAAAGCTGTTACGTCAATCGACCAAGGTACGCTTTAACAGAACTGTACGCTTTAACAGAACTGTACGCTTTAACAGAACTGTACGCTTTAACAGAACACGATTGGTGCAGACTGAGCGAGCATTAGCCAGTAGCAGCGCAAGTGGACATGAACCTCCCGAATGAGGCGCGTCGTGCATACCCTTTGTGTCATCTATAGCCCCCAGCGCCGTGCGATTGCACAAAATCATAATCACAAGATCGGCTTTACTTTTGCTAAAAGGCCATCGGGTGGCGATAGGGGATCAAGGTAGAGAAACGCACCAAAGCCCTCTCGTTTGGCAAGCTCGATTTGATTACGTCGACTGCGGGATGCAAGCTCTGGACGGACAATAAAACCTTTCGAAATGAACTCCAATTTGACGGATACAACCAGGTTCGGATCAACTTTGGGGTCATACAAAAGAATCATTTTTTTCGGATCCAAAGACACTGATTCCTTGATCAGGCCCAGTACACGCTCAAAACCTATTGAAAACCCGCATGCCGGAGTTGGTAACCCACCGAGGCGTTCGACCAGGCCATCGTATCTTCCACCTCCAGCAATGGAATAATCATCATGCAATATCTCAAAAATAGGACCCGTGTAATATCCCATGCCTCGTACAAGGAGCGGGTCAAAAAATACACCAGTTTGTGTAAACTCGTTGACCGAAGCAATTATTCTGCACAAATCCTCACAGTCAAATTTACAACCGTGCGGGAGGGCTGACTG
The sequence above is a segment of the Tropheryma whipplei str. Twist genome. Coding sequences within it:
- a CDS encoding FtsW/RodA/SpoVE family cell cycle protein, whose translation is MYRLYLGMSKLIRQRRNIELALIIIVILIGNACLVLVELGVSESLHANVFIFAGIFYCAAIIMHTVIRFYAANAEPFIFPIALLLNSLGIAEIYRIDIENKTSYGTKQIIWSILSLLVASVVIVTIRNYRVLQRYTYLLGLVSCALLLLPILPGIGESVSGARIWIKLGGLSFQPGELVKITLAIFFASYLYSHRETLIAKQSAKIFLSKIRNFAPIFSVWILCVLIIAVQRDLGTGVLYFALFIILTYLALSRMRLLIIGGVMLLAGTFFAARIMTYVGYRIDVWLNAFDQSVFERAFGGSYQLVQGIFGMAFGGLLGTGLGRGYPSITPLPQSDYILASLGEELGLAGFSLIMIMYMTIFFQAIKVALEANDEFAKLLTAGLGCIIAVQVFIVAGGITRVIPLTGLTAPFLASGGSSLFVNWIIVSLIIRISDNLRNSPALNEWKT
- a CDS encoding peptidoglycan D,D-transpeptidase FtsI family protein, which gives rise to MLSVKHVDKKNRDGRAIDPALRVISYIVVAMFLMIMLSASGIQGLFADNFLKDPRNSRVLYAAERVYRGPIFVGNERVAYSEKRGKSYKRFYAHPELYSAITGYFNNVHGRSGLEKYLNSELSGANPVGLSRMFEGAENGRSVLLTINEKLQKIAWRALEGFRGSAVIIEPSSGKILALVSRPGFDANKLSNDTNVEESYKKLLKDPAKPLINRAASLYHPGSVFKIITMATALETGRYDLDKEVTDSNLLTFPGRRFFIENSGACSGRNKINLEQALAFSCNATFGKIATDLGGELISKMAERFGFGKKITIPIPFQASEYPVTGDSAQLAQSGFGQWEIWATPLQIAMISAAIANNGKLMKPNIVQRVKGPDANTIKEFTPEMLGRVATQETVKKLSKAMESVVEYGTARRGKIRGIQIAGKTGTAEDGTGRNTLWFTGFAPVDRPFLAVSIVLEEQKGDAGTIAVPIAKKLIEEALNER
- a CDS encoding protein kinase domain-containing protein encodes the protein MSFDAGTVLGKRYRLIARIAIGGMGEVWKAHDEVIQRHIAIKILKEEYVGSRDFIERFRTEARHAAIVNHVGIANIFDYGEEKGIAYLVMELVDGEPLSAVLERERMLPVEEVLRIVVQISRALQAAHSAGLVHRDIKPGNILISESGLVKITDFGIARIGDQVPLTTTGQVMGTVHYLSPEQAAGKKADAMTDVYSLGVVAYECLTGKRPFVGDSQVAIAVAHVGDTPANLPKDIPRPVARLVLGCLEKQPQRRPKSAGNLADAASALLKDDLAEAARAYPPLAASGEQNGSGQVLDNQTKAISTTTSLYSKLGQFDTRLLGQTMEFNGGSESKPARGKWVLPVVGTITALAVIVGGGALAIIVTGNRGGLTETKTGVSTHDVTQTAASYIPTIVSPNTRPAGNTVVIDPGKYVGLSFDGVQKALFALGVGIKRLSAGPAPSADKAGLVESISPTGTLTIPAVIDVKVYGPPVMTPPAFAPRLIGTPKIGGSVYVSWPVYTSCPAGSQVTLYRISVDGAVLQGPGTVGADTTQVELLLIQNEASVKYSADCSVPGKNQTFNSGFSDVLKISTNGSHTPSIASSG
- a CDS encoding PASTA domain-containing protein translates to MSDISTPMPHNNRYELVKCLRVARYYKMYQGYDRRLKRNVNVVLFDTEVSDKKEFSLALDTRVRQAVKLDSPHIATIFDGGEDYFSDSIRQFIASESTHHEEKSLEGCFITISKSIRLIAEVIDGVALALEAGRQGNLPHGSISPQNITCHDGSLKVINFAIATSVNDAALPLEDGKAFFAPELLVDRSLNAYKAEPRQITYRSDVYSLGGLLYWLLTGTTYITGEQVCTTRYRSDTNEAIDCVLRKALAIEPTSRFSSAVEMSDALRKAIEPKKKIDPLSIKDEILAQVNLPHKSSHPKRKHSNAVAFIALAICAVAAVITVSAALITTNLPDNKQAQVGAPLSNLSMPNLIGIDKEQAIKKLNDLGVKFRINTEHSATMPVGYVTGTSPKSGAVVDSDTEVSISLSDGMLELPNFVGARFEAARRGLAELRLEVKKICSGDTVNAQKPAGGSIVPQETEITLETCSGASTSNTTASTAPRATSRPSRSSSSATSSSSVEKLPTETSNSQNTRTTPSDKEQDMSRESSNPSGAPERSNSGTNTSPASTN
- a CDS encoding NAD(P)/FAD-dependent oxidoreductase, whose protein sequence is MAEKVLIVGGGFAGFGIARILRKKLRYFEVSLVDPLPYMTYQPFLPEVAAGSIEPRNAVVGHRRHLAGVRIISGSVTSVDHTKRVALVTPRCGEPWEEAYDQIVITAGAVSRTFPIPGVSDCAVGLKSIEEAVFVRDTLLSNYEHAAVLPPGPLRSKLLTLTVIGGGFAGIEAIAELRSLATAKVKGSTNIDLSETRFYLVEAANRIMPEVSLKSSKWVIDNLTRRGVDIRLETQLKSCVDGKIELSDGHSYESGLILWTAGVMANPEVAKGSSMPLDNRGRITVLPTLQICDGDKLIPHAWAAGDIAAVPDMSGGGVQGFCVPNAQHAVRQAKCLAKNLCLMQSGRMPRNYLHVTKGSVAGLGVGVGVLQYGRIAVRGFFGWFVHRAYHSLAVSVVERRVRITLDWFSGFVFKRNTVGLRNLDSPRAGFQRWAAKGGKKPS
- a CDS encoding DUF501 domain-containing protein, translating into MFRNKVPTRIRGVSKSDVDALTRQLGRAPRGVMAVILRCACHAPAVIKTAPRLPDGQPFPTLYYLTLPRAVAVFSQLESEGFMRTMNDELDNNASLRKQYMEAHLSYISLRNDVRIVPEIANVSVGGMPYRVKCLHALVAHALVTGANPVGNMALSAVNWSLRYCDC
- a CDS encoding septum formation initiator family protein, producing MNSVRRSNIRVYLIILIILVLGTPGIFVTISQIYSQHQYVLQLTAANSALRKEIDSLEALRRNWDDPNYVSTQGRKRFYLLKPGEVGFLLINDVPQLADEKRVVNKEIVLSSVNWGRMFLESIINAGPSNAHYVPK
- the eno gene encoding phosphopyruvate hydratase, which codes for MCLIDSVHARQILDSRGTPTVEVEVTLEDGSMGRSAVPSGASTGAFEAHELRDQDNNEYLGKGVTRAVRSVNSEIAPVLIGFDAFDQVGLDHRMIELDGTNNKSRLGANAILGVSLASASAAARAADLSLFRYLGGPSSRILPVPMMNIINGGAHADTGVDIQEFMILPVGARSFSESLRWGCEVYHSLKVQLRESGLSSGLGDEGGFAPALRSNRTALDLILSAIEKAGFSPGIDIVLALDIAASEFCKAPGHYRFEGKDITSDELISYYEGLLSSYPLVSIEDPLDQDDWEGYRTLTTHIGDRVQIVGDDLFVTNTSRLSRGIQSGVANSILVKVNQIGTLTETFDAVDMAAKGGYTAVLSHRSGETEDTTIADMAVATNCGQIKTGAPARGERIAKYNQLLRIEEKLGRSARYAGWLSYPRWQGK